The Fusarium oxysporum Fo47 chromosome II, complete sequence genome includes a region encoding these proteins:
- a CDS encoding nucleotide-diphospho-sugar transferase translates to MSHKGNSGKGKKSSKSGAESKSEDVLQAVVLADSFQDRFKPFTIEKPRCLLPLANTPLIEYTLEFLAMNGVNEVYIYCGAHTDQVEDYISRSRWSPAARTSPFSVLQFVRVSDARSAGDVLRDMDKRSLVDGDFILVHGDLVSNIMLDGALAAHRKRRQDSAANIMTMVLRSGGEDDHRTKTNGITPIFVVDTKTQRCLHYDEMNPLASDRYMSLDPAVVDELSTEFEIRSDLIDAQIDICTPEVLALWSESFDYELPRRNFLHGVLKDWELNGKMIYTEICEDGYAARASNLQQYDAISRDVLGRWTYPFIPECNIVPKQAYQRHRPAVVVEHGAFYATTSEVQNSIIGRNSYIGPGSKISNSIIGRDCKIGNNAILKDCYIWDHTTVGDDARIYRSIVADSATIEENSSIAEGGLISFGVNIGKSIRLPKDTVISCVDSEGNPLTPDTELLGSGTNAAAFKDPEDDEVDERDPCQLQKSLMYNLSQFNISTSSVSTLSSEISEDIPDENSLHVDTTDPSRRTSFASDDAGDKLSFHSEAVHGLVDALRAESGDFDSAKLEFMGLRLSNDASDAMMRRAVATAFARRAVELMTPEHGSLEPNKAAEQALKARKGATKFINEVGIGGDDDNEAEQVEFIIALQKALTRSQGPEQSRVGILLAAMLQHLYALDILEEEGILSWWGNERAVEGEAMALLKEKCRVLVEWLENAEEEDDSDEE, encoded by the exons ATGTCGCACAAGGGCAATAGTGGAAAGGGCAAAAAGTCCTCAAAATCAGGAGCCGAGAGCAAAAGCGAGGATGTTCTCCAGGCGGTT GTCCTCGCCGACTCCTTTCAAGACAGATTCAAGCCCTTTACCATCGAGAAGCCAAGA TGTCTTCTCCCTCTCGCAAACACCCCCCTCATCGAGTATACCCTTGAATTTCTAGCCATGAACGGTGTCAACGAAGTCTACATCTACTGTGGTGCTCATACCGACCAAGTCGAAGACTACATCAGCCGATCTCGGTGGTCACCAGCCGCGCGCACATCTCCCTTTTCCGTTCTACAATTTGTCCGAGTCTCCGATGCACGATCAGCCGGCGATGTCCTACGCGATATGGACAAGCGATCTCTTGTCGACGGAGATTTTATCCTCGTGCATGGCGACCTCGTGTCCAACATCATGCTTGATGGTGCTCTGGCGGCGCACCGAAAACGGAGGCAAGACAGCGCAGCCAACATCATGACAATGGTGTTGCGCAGTGGTGGAGAGGATGATCACCGAACAAAGACAAATGGAATCACACCCATTTTTGTGGTCGACACAAAGACTCAGCGATGTCTTCACTACGATGAGATGAACCCCTTGGCAAGCGATCGATACATGTCATTAGATCCAGCTGTTGTGGATGAGCTATCAACTGAATTCGAGATTCGATCCGACCTCATCGATGCTCAGATCGACATTTGTACACCCGAGGTACTTGCGCTTTGGTCAGAAAGTTTCGATTACGAGCTTCCCAGGAGAAACTTCCTTCACGGCGTGCTCAAGGACTGGGAGCTGAACGGCAAGATGATCTATACCGAGATTTGCGAGGATGGTTACGCAGCCCGAGCAAGCAATCTACAGCAGTACGACGCCATCAGCCGCGACGTTCTAGGCCGATGGACTTATCCTTTTATTCCAGAGTGCAATATTGTTCCTAAGCAGGCTTACCAGCGCCACAGACCTGCGGTTGTGGTCGAGCACGGTGCATTCTACGCTACTACCTCCGAAGTCCAGAACTCGATCATCGGACGCAACAGCTACATTGGCCCAGGAAGTAAAATCTCCAACAGCATAATTGGGCGAGACTGCAAAATTGGTAACAACGCCATCTTGAAGGACTGTTACATCTGGGACCACACCACGGTCGGAGATGACGCAAGAATATACCGATCTATCGTGGCAGATTCGGCCACCATTGAAGAGAACTCATCTATAGCAGAAGGCGGCCTCATTTCCTTTGGTGTCAACATTGGAAAGAGCATTAGACTACCTAAAGATACTGTCATTTCATGCGTCGATTCTGAGGGCAATCCCTTGACGCCGGATACCGAGCTGCTTGGCTCTGGTACCAATGCCGCAGCATTCAAGGAccctgaggatgatgaggttgacgagAGAGACCCATGCCAGCTTCAGAAGAGTCTCATGTACAACCTTTCCCAGTTCAATATCTCTACCTCATCGGTATCGACACTATCTTCCGAAATCTCTGAAGATATCCCGGATGAGAATTCCTTGCATGTCGACACCACCGACCCCTCCCGCCGCACGTCCTTCGCCTCCGATGATGCTGGCGACAAACTCTCATTCCATAGCGAGGCCGTACACGGTCTGGTCGACGCTCTTCGTGCCGAGTCCGGTGATTTCGATTCGGCCAAGCTTGAGTTCATGGGCTTGCGTCTCTCCAACGATGCCTCGGACGCTATGATGCGCCGAGCTGTGGCCACCGCATTTGCCCGTCGCGCAGTCGAGCTCATGACCCCTGAGCACGGCAGTCTCGAACCCAACAAGGCTGCTGAACAAGCGCTAAAGGCTCGTAAAGGTGCAACAAAATTCATCAATGAGGTCGGAAttggcggcgatgatgataatgaggCCGAGCAAGTCGAGTTCATTATCGCGCTCCAGAAGGCTCTCACGCGTTCCCAAGGACCTGAGCAGTCCCGTGTTGGCATTCTCCTCGCCGCAATGCTACAGCACCTGTATGCGCTCGATATccttgaggaggagggtatTCTGAGTTGGTGGGGGAATGAGCGTGCCGTTGAGGGTGAGGCTATGGCATTGCTGAAAGAAAAGTGCCGCGTGTTGGTGGAGTGGTTGGAGAAcgccgaggaggaggatgacagCGATGAGGAATAG
- a CDS encoding CP2 transcription factor-domain-containing protein → MFRQRTSSQKPGDELLANFRQQFPDLAAASTAATAPGLSQTTGAENVPAVPLPDRNQNLTHDAFRDQDPTPRATNDPWRFTPSLLDPNSMSFANFANAPPGYYTPTPGGTNTLFHPQAGDLHTPTLGLGMGLNTPLSMPTSGDSLHPGPAQPVMDMSGFQTLQPHQFHHFNPFIQAPPPQPTFAPSTFVHQDTGYETMDQDGSPMDSDPSEERMSSIGATLHKTTPMMNMPTRQFSSGPISHPLPASAEKFRFHSTLNAPTAMIKHADEIPVTYLNKGQAYSLSVADTNATMPVAPGTKYRTFVRVSFEDEQQRQRPGVCWGLWKEGRGTNEAHQRGGKLQAVEYVEAGQPAEGDDKRTRVELESSSFDGFCVTWTPGINGPPEVNIAVRFNFLSTDFSHSKGVKGIPVRLCAKTHPVPCDPSQPAADANPEICYCKVKLFRDHGAERKLSNDVAHVKKSIDKLKQQIAQAESGLKDFGKRKRSSGAAKIGEPQRPGKVQKHKRTWSMSSASSAGGGRATMEEDLHFKLQTLQDMFTSTRPVSVLFLRGDEPDDPDMHPVSLPGDISPLTKPGEGPNWQARSGRSSVTGSMISPSPSSLSLASQASGIGAGGQWKNFDSVAGGDISRKGSEQPTRITKGDDDGSLSGWIEALGVDPSYRPPQERSPKPVACFYIQRRNPNEPGSSDYHRAIYLMQRSLQELNNRIAAKWGIDPSRILRTIHSIQNGLEVEMDDDVVQELKEGQDMTLEIQEVTGPAVKREWEMAVDTTEDITESNDKATSGFVLRLTF, encoded by the exons ATGTTTCGACAAAG GACGAGCTCACAGAAGCCAGGCGATGAACTGCTGGCCAATTTCCGACAGCAGTTCCCTGACCTCGCTGCTGCCAGTACTGCTGCTACTGCTCCAGGCCTGTCACAAACTACTGGCGCCGAAAACGTGCCTGCTGTGCCTCTACCTGATCG GAACCAGAACCTCACTCATGATGCATTCCGTGATCAAGATCCAACCCCTAGGGCGACTAACGACCCTTGGAGATTTACTCCCTCTCTCTTAGATCCGAATTCCATGTCATTCGCCAACTTTGCTAATGCACCACCTGGCTACTACACACCTACACCTGGAGGCACTAATACACTATTTCACCCACAGGCCGGCGACCTGCATACTCCGACTCTCGGGTTGGGAATGGGACTTAACACACCGCTGTCTATGCCAACATCGGGGGACTCGCTGCATCCTGGCCCAGCTCAGCCAGTGATGGATATGTCCGGGTTTCAGACACTGCAACCACATCAATTCCACCATTTCAACCCGTTCATTCAAGCGCCCCCACCCCAGCCAACCTTTGCGCCATCTACATTTGTTCATCAAGACACAGGATATGAGACCATGGATCAAGATGGATCGCCCATGGATTCGGACCCTTCTGAAGAGCGCATGTCATCCATTGGTGCCACTCTTCACAAGACTACACCCATGATGAACATGCCAACAAGACAATTTTCAAGTGGTCCTATATCCCATCCTCTTCCGGCCTCAGCAGAAAAATTTCGGTTTCACTCAACCCTCAACGCTCCTACAGCCATGATCAAGCATGCAGACGAAATCCCTGTCACTTATCTTAATAAGGGACAGGCTTACTCACTTTCTGTTGCCGATACAAATGCTACCATGCCCGTTGCCCCCGGAACCAAATATCGCACCTTCGTGCGGGTGTCTTTTGAGGATGAACAGCAACGACAGCGGCCAGGTGTATGCTGGGGTCTCTGGAAAGAAGGCAGAGGCACTAACGAGGCACACCAGAGAGGCGGAAAGCTTCAAGCAGTTGAATACGTAGAGGCAGGCCAGCCAGCTGAAGGTGACGATAAGCGAACCCGTGTGGAGCTTGAATCGTCTTCGTTTGATGGCTTCTGTGTCACCTGGACACCAGGGATCAATGGCCCCCCCGAGGTTAACATCGCAGTTCGCTTCAACTTCCTCTCTACCGATTTCAGCCACTCGAAAGGTGTTAAGGGTATTCCTGTAAGACTCTGCGCCAAGACTCACCCTGTGCCGTGCGATCCTTCACAGCCAGCGGCCGACGCCAACCCTGAGATTTGTTACTGCAAGGTCAAGCTCTTCCGTGACCATGGAGCAGAGAGGAAGCTTTCTAACGACGTGGCACATGTGAAAAAGTCTATCGACAAGCTTAAGCAGCAAATCGCACAAGCTGAGAGTGGTCTCAAAGACTTCGGCAAGCGCAAACGTTCAAGTGGAGCTGCAAAGATCGGAGAGCCGCAAAGACCCGGCAAAGTTCAGAAGCATAAGCGAACATGGTCTATGTCCTCAGCCAGTTCTGCTGGCGGTGGAAGAGctaccatggaagaagacttACATTTCAAGCTCCAAACGCTGCAGGACATGTTCACCAGTACACGGCCTGTCAGTGTATTATTCCTCCGGGGCGATGAGCCTGACGACCCAGACATGCACCCTGTGTCTCTTCCAGGAGATATCTCGCCTCTGACCAAGCCTGGCGAAGGTCCTAACTGGCAGGCCAGAAGCGGACGAAGCTCTGTCACGGGCTCTATGATTTCTCCCTCGCCCAGTTCTCTATCCCTGGCATCACAGGCGTCTGGTATTGGCGCTGGTGGTCAATGGAAGAACTTCGACTCAGTGGCGGGAGGTGACATATCACGGAAAGGGTCTGAACAACCCACAAGAATTACGAAgggtgacgatgatggcagTCTTAGTGGATGGATCGAGGCTCTAGGTGTTGACCCGTCCTATCGCCCACCCCAGGAGCGAAGTCCAAAGCCTGTGGCATGCTTCTATATTCAACGAAGAAACCCGAACGAGCCCGGAAGCTCAGACTACCACCGCGCTATCTACCTGATGCAACGTAGTCTTCAGGAACTCAACAACCGAATCGCGGCCAAGTGGGGCATCGACCCTTCCCGAATCCTCCGCACAATCCATTCCATCCAGAACGGCCTTGAGGTGGAGATGGACGACGATGTGGTACAAGAGCTCAAGGAAGGTCAAGACATGACGCTTGAGATACAAGAAGTTACTGGACCGGCAGTCAAGCGGGAATGGGAAATGGCTGTCGACACCACCGAAGACATTACAGAATCCAACGACAAAGCAACAAGTGGTTTCGTTCTCCGTCTTACTTTCTAA
- a CDS encoding major facilitator superfamily domain-containing protein, which translates to MKEDLEEASPANGAESSSSASSTGSSPILEPIRTIETRRSCSRTHDSDVFEALEHALTPDVETEAEREAREPITYTRTGTSVTSAASRPPDFEVFFEDGDPDNPRNWSKGYRAWIIVCVSYSTWVVVLYSTCYTASVSGLAEEFGASTTVTTLGLTTYLLGLAVGSLIVAPLSELYGRQKVYIVCLTVWALLILPCALATSLTEIIVVRFFGAVFGAAMISNSPGTIVDISDPDYLAAAMSMWSIAPLNGPSTGPIIGGFVYQYLGWRWDNWIPLILGGVGILMMITVKETYHPAILKQKAARLRKENDDPRYWCQYDQRVSTRHLIKINMSRPFTLLASEPILWFMDIWISLIYAILYLCFVAYPIVFSQHRGWDAGMSGLAFVGIGVGTMLAIFAEPLFRRLINSQPRDPVTGRPQPEATALVMAIGAILTPIGQLVFSWTCLPATIHWAIPIAFGIPFGAGNTISFIYGSNYLAGAYSIYAASALAGNAVIRSIAGGVLPLAGPKMYAAMTPQWAGTLLGLLEVAMIPIPFVFWRYGAKIRAKSPAIRALREEQDRLDAKRAKYQKKLEKKRQREAENAKTEEVGVLEKAAGD; encoded by the exons ATGAAAGAAGACCTTGAGGAGGCATCGCCAGCCAACGGCGCCGAGTCGTCTTCCTCAGCGTCTTCAACAGGGTCGTCGCCAATTCTAGAGCCCATCAGGACCATTGAAACACGCCGCAGCTGCAGCCGCACCCATGACTCTGACGTCTTTGAGGCGCTGGAGCACGCCCTCACTCCAGATGTCGAGACAGAGGCAGAGCGCGAGGCTCGCGAACCCATTACTTATACCAGAACTGGCACCAGTGTGACCAGCGCCGCCTCTCGCCCCCCAGACTTTGAGGTTTTctttgaggatggtgatCCAGATAACCCCCGGAACTGGTCAAAGGGTTATCGCGCGTGGATTATCGTCTGTGTCTCGTATTCCACGTGGGTCGTCGTCTTGTATAGCACATGTTACACTGCATCGGTATCTGGCCTGGCCGAGGAGTTTGGGGCGTCAACGACTGTGACAACGCTTGGTTTGACAACATATTTGCTTGGTCTTGCTGTGGGAAGTCTAATTGTGGCCCCTCTGAGTGAGCTGTACGGTCGACAGAAAGTGTACATCGTCTGCTTGACTGTATGGGCTTTGTTGATCCTGCCATGTGCTCTGGCGACTTCATTAACAGAAATCATTGTTGTGCGCTTCTTTGG TGCTGTCTTTGGTGCCGCTATGATCTCAAATAGTCCTGGAACTATCGTCGATATCTCGGATCCAGATTATCTGGCTGCAGCCATGTCCATGTGGTCCATCGCGCCTCTGAATGGACCATCTACTGGCCCAATCATTGGCGGCTTTGTGTACCAGTATCTGGGATGGCGATGGGATAACTGGATTCCTCTGATCCTTGGTGGAGTTGGAATTCTTATGATGATAACAGTGAAGGAGACATACCATCCCGCAATCCTGAAACAAAAGGCCGCACGGTTGCGCAAGGAGAACGATGACCCGCGGTATTGGTGTCAGTATGACCAAAGGGTTTCCACCCGTCATCTGATAAAGATCAACATGAGTAGGCCATTCACTCTGTTGGCATCTGAACCTATTTTGTGGTTTATGGATATCTG GATATCGCTGATTTATGCCATCCTCTATCTCTGTTTCGTGGCATACCCTATCGTGTTTTCCCAACACCGTGGATGGGATGCAGGCATGTCAGGACTGGCCTTTGTGGGCATCGGCGTCGGAACCATGCTTGCCATCTTCGCAGAGCCTCTCTTCCGGAGACTGATCAactctcagcctcgagatCCAGTAACTGGTAGGCCTCAGCCTGAAGCGACGGCTCTGGTCATGGCCATTGGCGCTATCCTGACCCCGATCGGCCAGCTTGTGTTTTCGTGGACATGCCTGCCAGCGACCATTCATTGGGCTATTCCGATCGCTTTCGGCATCCCTTTCGGTGCAGGTAACACCATCAGCTTCATCTATGGCTCGAACTATCTGGCTGGCGCGTACTCCATATACGCTGCCAGTGCCCTCGCCGGAAACGCTGTTATTCGAAGTATTGCTGGAGGCGTTCTGCCCCTGGCTGGTCCTAAGATGTACGCCGCCATGACTCCTCAATGGGCCGGAACACTTCTGGGCCTCCTTGAGGTAGCTATGATTCCAATTCCATTCGTCTTCTGGCGATACGGAGCAAAGATCAGAGCAAAGAGTCCAGCCATCAGGGCTTTGAGAGAGGAGCAGGATCGACTTGATGCGAAGAGAGCCAAGtatcagaagaagcttgaaaAGAAGCGACAACGAGAAGCGGAAAATGCAAAGACAGAGGAAGTAGGGGTGTTGGAGAAGGCAGCAGGCGATTGA
- a CDS encoding eukaryotic translation initiation factor eIF2A-domain-containing protein, whose amino-acid sequence MASPLQFAHRTQRDIGITDAAPVYQPLAGFKKPEGNLRCCTYSPCGRYFAWASPEAVTIIDPSTAQQVLSLPISNVYELGFSPRGTFVITWERPAKDENGDATKNLKVWRVVEEGVSGQDKQPLGRFVQKQQQGWNLQYTADEKYCARLVTNEVQFYESHDLVKVWNKLRVEGVTNFALAPGSQNHAVAVFVPERKGQPAAVKVFNVPLFTNPISQKTFFKGDKVQLKWNKLGSSLLVLAQTDVDRSGKSYYGETTLYLLSTTGAFDARVSLDKEGPIHDVSWSHNSREFGVVYGTMPPKATIFNHRAVATHSFPIAPRNTITFSPNGRFVLVAGFGNLAGQIDVYDLEKDFRKITTFESGNPSVCEWSPDSRYIMTATTSPRLRVDNGVKLWHVSGSLMYNEDMVELYNVVWRPQGPESIAPGDPLTPVPTPHASATAYLGSVKTPSKPAGAYRPPGARGLATPLHFKREDEGGAAHVVSNGLPNVGPNGFGRPRRAVPGADLAEQAPTVRTVPGAEPLGDENSSKSKNKKKRNKKNAQGEGRPQGEPNGGASLAPPPHDRGHGSGHEGRSPERRNHRNRSQSRNNQARSRSNTHRNGHGHHAHQSQGAGGAAPDAAQNPNAKKIRSLQKKVRAIEDLEMRLAGGEKLEDTQLKKINTKSSVLKELDGLEKGN is encoded by the exons ATGGCGTCTCCGCTGCAGTTTGCCCACCGAACCCAGAGGGACATCGGCATCACCGACGCCGCGCCCGTCTATCAGCCTCTCGCTGGGTTCAAGAAGCCTGAAGGCAACCTCCGGTGCTGTACCTACTCGCCATGTGGTCGCTACTTCGCTTGGGCCTCTCCCGAGGCTGTCACTATCATTGATCCCTCAACTGCCCAGCAGGTCCTGTCCCTCCCCATCTCCAACGTCTACGAACTCGGTTTCTCTCCTCGCGGTACTTTCGTCATCACCTGGGAACGACCTGCCAAGGATGAGAACGGAGATGccaccaagaacctcaaggtCTGGCGCGTCGTAGAGGAAGGTGTCTCTGGTCAGGACAAGCAGCCCCTCGGCCGCTTTGttcagaagcagcagcaaggcTGGAACCTTCAGTACACAGCTGATGAGAAGTACTGTGCTCGTCTCGTTACAAATGAAGTCCAGTTTTACGAGAGTCACGATCTCGTCAAGGTCTGGAACAAGCTCCGAGTCGAGGGTGTTACCAACTTTGCTCTTGCTCCTGGCAGCCAAAACCACGCCGTTGCCGTCTTTGTCCCCGAGCGCAAG GGCCAACCCGCTGCCGTCAAGGTCTTCAACGTCCCTCTTTTCACTAATCCAATCTCCCAAAAGACCTTCTTCAAGGGAGACAAGGTTCAACTGAAGTGGAACAAGCTTGGCTCCAGCCTTCTGGTGCTGGCCCAAACCGACGTTGATCGCTCAGGCAAGAGTTACTATGGTGAAACCACGCTGTATCTGCTCAGCACCACCGGTGCTTTTGATGCCCGCGTGTCCCTAGATAAGGAGGGTCCCATTCATGATGTTTCTTGGTCCCACAACTCGAGAGAGTTCGGTGTTGTATATGGTACCATGCCTCCCAAggccaccatcttcaaccacCGGGCCGTTGCAACGCACTCCTTCCCGATTGCCCCTCGCAACACTATCACTTTCTCGCCAAACGGTCGCTTTGTTTTGGTAGCGGGCTTCGGCAACCTTGCTGGTCAGATCGATGTTTACGATCTCGAGAAGGATTTCCGCAAGATTACCACTTTTGAGAGTGGTAACCCCAGTGTCTGCGAATGGAGTCCCGATAGTCGCTACATCATGACTGCCACAACCTCCCCCCGACTCCGTGTTGATAACGGCGTCAAGTTGTGGCATGTTAGCGGCAGTCTCATGTATAACGAGGATATGGTCGAGTTATACAATGTTGTCTGGCGACCTCAGGGTCCCGAGAGCATTGCTCCTGGTGACCCTTTGACCCCCGTTCCTACGCCTCACGCCTCTGCTACGGCCTACCTGGGCTCGGTCAAGACTCCCAGCAAGCCCGCTGGTGCTTACCGCCCTCCCGGCGCCCGTGGCCTGGCCACTCCTCTGCACTTCAAGCGTGAGGATGAGGGCGGTGCCGCCCACGTTGTGAGCAACGGACTACCCAACGTTGGTCCCAACGGTTTCGGTCGCCCTCGCCGCGCTGTGCCCGGTGCTGACTTGGCTGAGCAAGCTCCCACGGTTAGGACCGTTCCTGGAGCTGAACCCTTGGGCGATGAAAACTCGTCCAAGTctaagaacaagaagaagagaaataaGAAGAATGCCCAGGGTGAGGGCCGGCCCCAAGGCGAGCCTAACGGCGGAGCTAGCCTGGcgcctcctcctcatgaCCGAGGCCACGGCTCCGGCCACGAGGGTCGCAGCCCCGAGCGACGCAATCACCGCAACCGGAGCCAATCGCGTAACAACCAGGCCCGAAGCCGCAGTAACACTCACCGCAACGGCCATGGACACCATGCTCATCAAAGCCAGGGTGCCGGAGGTGCTGCTCCTGATGCCGCACAGAACCCTAACGCCAAGAAGATCCGCAGTCTCCAGAAGAAGGTTCGCGCCATCGAGGACCTTGAGATGCGTCTGGCTGGCGGAGAGAAGCTCGAGGATACCCAGCTTAAGAagatcaacaccaagtcgTCTGTGCTTAAGGAGCTCGACGGATTGGAGAAGGGGAACTAA
- a CDS encoding RPAP1-like protein — protein MDPTLLINDIVEHDTSTKKPVEFNDLPISSTGFPQHKRRWKTSAFKQKRAEAAGATAPAEQPQTGKSPQASSSDVDFKAVERQRIDQENQQKIANMTPAEIAQAQEDIMNGLNPALIQRLLSRANIEEQSGPSPFDAPKQEKPEETQDPPPTIKVEDAAENEALESTTATAPHAHKASIESASQSRPSVYQAPSSEKVSDHYDEDKAPAQIPPDLFPITDQPKSVHFPVPPALADLDPSDPNFLESLHKKYFPNLPADPSKLAWMAPIPTEDSPADKDSSYYPHPEIAVNALRFDFQGRFLSPRVSRSIPSSKGLHHHGDAPEAAGYTVAELAHLARSAVPAQRCMAFQTLGRILYRLGLGEWGKSEDDPIAMGIWAAVKKGRVLDSLTEAAMTEGGHRGSRVYATEALWLFEKGGWKEKFKGR, from the coding sequence ATGGATCCGACACTTTTGATCAACGACATCGTCGAGCACGATACCTCCACAAAGAAGCCCGTTGAGTTTAACGACCTGCCTATATCCTCTACCGGCTTCCCCCAACATaaaagaagatggaagaCCTCCGCTTTCAAGCAGAAGCGCGCCGAGGCGGCCGGAGCAACAGCGCCCGCCGAACAACCTCAGACCGGAAAGTCGCCTcaagcttcgtcttcagaTGTAGAtttcaaggctgttgagagACAACGCATAGACCAGGAGAACCAGCAGAAGATTGCAAATATGACACCCGCCGAGATCGctcaagcccaagaagatATCATGAACGGCTTGAACCCAGCTCTTATTCAAAGGTTGCTATCGCGAGCCAATATCGAAGAGCAGTCTGGTCCCTCGCCTTTCGATGCACCAAAACAAGAGAAACCTGAAGAAACACAAGACCCTCCACCTACGATTAAAGTCGAAGACGCTGCCGAGAACGAAGCACTGGAGAGTACCACAGCGACTGCACCGCACGCTCACAAGGCCTCAATAGAATCGGCATCGCAAAGTCGCCCTTCAGTTTACCAAGCACCTTCATCGGAAAAGGTATCGGATCACTACGATGAGGACAAAGCCCCGGCACAAATACCACCCGACCTATTTCCTATCACCGACCAACCCAAGTCAGTTCATTTTCCTGTACCGCCAGCTTTGGCCGACCTCGACCCTTCCGACCCGAATTTCTTAGAATCGCTGCACAAGAAATATTTTCCCAATCTACCCGCCGACCCTAGCAAGCTCGCATGGATGGCTCCCATTCCTACCGAGGACAGTCCGGCTGACAAAGACTCTTCATACTATCCGCACCCCGAGATCGCTGTCAACGCTCTGCGCTTCGACTTCCAGGGCCGATTCTTATCACCAAGAGTCAGCCGATCCATTCCTTCTTCGAAGGGTTTACATCACCATGGCGACGCCCCAGAGGCTGCAGGATACACAGTTGCGGAGTTGGCTCATCTTGCCAGAAGTGCTGTCCCTGCGCAACGATGTATGGCTTTCCAAACATTGGGGAGAATTCTATACCGTCTCGGACTCGGTGAGTGGGGTAAGAGTGAGGATGACCCTATTGCTATGGGAATCTGGGCAGCTGTCAAGAAGGGAAGGGTTCTTGATAGCTTGACTGAGGCTGCTATGACTGAAGGCGGTCATCGAGGAAGTCGAGTCTACGCTACTGAGGCTTTATGGCTATTTGAGAAGGGTGGCTGGAAGGAGAAATTTAAGGGCAGGTGA